The following are from one region of the Ischnura elegans chromosome 12, ioIscEleg1.1, whole genome shotgun sequence genome:
- the LOC124169124 gene encoding venom serine carboxypeptidase, protein MWAPLLLCLIGVWDVSGFINVYPKLEQYPVYGDPGKPLYLTPLIESGDIKQAQKLSRVGALAGVSKISSYSGYLTVNKEYNSNLFFWFFPAMNNYETAPVVLWLQGGPGATSLFGLFTEHGPFYVDKKMYLKPRKYSWTKSHSVLYIDNPVGTGYSFTENDLGYSKNETEVGKNLYSALLQFFKLFPELQKNDFYVTGESYAGKYVPAISYTIHQENPKAALHINLKGLAIGNGLCDPEHMLKYSGYLYQLGLIDAHARDFFQAKEAEGVKYIQAKQFEDAFKIFDELLNGDLTPYPSYFYNATGFTFYYNFLHSHDDSKFGDLGKFVQKAEVRSAIHVGDRPFNGGTEVEQHLKLDVMQSVKPWVEALLDSGMYRIVFYNGQLDIIVAYPLTVSFLNSLNWNGAKAYMNASRQIWHVDGKIAGYSKVAGPMTEILVRNAGHMVPSDQPKWGLDLLNRFTANKPFTGAGNVL, encoded by the exons ATGTGGGCACCTTTGTTATTGTGTTTGATTGGAGTGTGGGATGTCAGTGGATTCATAAATGTGTATCCTAAATTGGAGCAATACCCAGTCTATGGGGACCCTGGAAAACCTTTGTATCTCACTCCGTTAATTGAGAGTGGAGATATAAAACAAGCTCAGAAATTGTCTCGTGTGGGTGCTTTAGCCGGCGTATCCAAAATCTCAAGCTACTCCGGCTACTTGACAGTTAACAAGGAGTACAACTCCAACCTTTTCTTTTGGTTTTTCCCTGCCATG AATAACTATGAGACGGCGCCTGTAGTTCTTTGGCTTCAAGGAGGCCCAGGGGCCACATCTTTGTTTGGGCTCTTCACCGAGCACGGCCCATTTTATGTGGACAAAAAAATGTACCTAAAGCCGAGGAAATATTCTTGGACGAAATCCCACAGTGTGCTGTACATCGATAACCCTGTGGGAACAG GCTACAGTTTCACAGAAAATGATCTTGGATACTCCAAAAATGAAACTGAAGTTGGAAAAAATCTGTATTCTGCTCTTTTacagttttttaaactatttccaGAACTACAGAAGAATGATTTTTATGTAACTGGAGAGTCATATGCGG GCAAGTATGTGCCTGCTATTTCATACACAATACATCAAGAAAATCCCAAGGCTGCCCTGCATATTAACCTTAAAG GCTTGGCTATTGGGAATGGCCTTTGTGATCCAGAGCACATGCTCAAGTATTCTGGGTATTTGTACCAACTCGGTCTAATTGATGCCCATGCAAGAGACTTCTTCCAAGCCAAGGAAGCTGAAGGTGTCAAGTACATTCAGGCAAAGCAATTTGAGGATGCCTTCAAG ATATTTGATGAGCTTCTAAATGGAGACCTCACTCCTTATCCATCTTACTTCTACAATGCCACTGGCTTCACCTTCTACTACAATTTCTTGCATTCTCACGATGATAGTAAATTTGGTGACCTTGGCAAGTTTGTCCAGAAAGCAGAGGTCCGCAGTGCCATTCATGTTGGTGATCGGCCATTTAACGGTGGTACAGAGGTTGAGCAGCACTTGAAACTGGACGTAATGCAGTCAGTTAAGCCATGGGTTGAAGCCCTGCTTGACTCCGGAATGTACAGAATTGTTTTTTACAATGGGCAGTTGGACATAATTGTTGCATATCCATTGACTGTGTCATTTCTAAATTCCTTGAATTGGAACGGAGCAAAGGCGTACATGAATGCTTCTCGACAGATTTGGCATGTTGATGGAAAAATAGCTGGGTACTCCAAAGTGGCTGGGCCCATGACTGAAATACTTGTGAGGAATGCAGGACACATGGTGCCATCGGACCAACCTAAGTGGGGCTTGGACTTGCTAAACCGATTTACAGCAAATAAACCCTTCACAGGTGCTGGGAATGTTTTGTGA